The proteins below are encoded in one region of Betaproteobacteria bacterium:
- a CDS encoding MoaD/ThiS family protein yields MFDSPVVSIHIPQVLRGFVGGHDEITASGDTVGDVIDALGHEYPAIRSYLISMSGELQPGVAVFLGPRSVRELQGLATPIDQEEVVSIVPIGAL; encoded by the coding sequence ATGTTTGACTCGCCCGTTGTCTCCATCCATATTCCTCAGGTATTGCGTGGTTTTGTTGGTGGTCACGATGAAATCACTGCCAGTGGCGATACTGTCGGTGACGTGATTGACGCGCTCGGTCACGAATACCCGGCCATTCGTTCCTACCTGATATCGATGTCCGGTGAATTGCAGCCGGGTGTGGCGGTTTTCCTTGGACCAAGGAGTGTTCGCGAACTGCAGGGCTTGGCAACACCGATTGATCAGGAAGAGGTGGTCAGCATCGTGCCGATTGGTGCGCTCTGA
- a CDS encoding PaaI family thioesterase, with protein MAHLSDPHFAERVRSSFAKQHAMDLIHATLPVVEHGQTEIHLPLWSGVEQQHGFVHGGVVGMIADSAAGYAAMSMVPASASVLTVEYKMNLLAPADGEKLIARGKVVRPGRTLIVTQAEVFAVKDGEEKLCALMQQTIMVMHGKTEK; from the coding sequence ATGGCCCACCTATCCGATCCTCACTTCGCTGAAAGAGTCCGTAGCAGCTTTGCCAAGCAGCACGCCATGGACTTGATCCACGCCACGCTACCGGTGGTTGAACACGGACAGACCGAAATCCATCTGCCGCTATGGTCCGGTGTCGAGCAGCAGCACGGCTTCGTGCATGGCGGCGTGGTCGGCATGATTGCCGATTCGGCCGCCGGCTATGCGGCGATGAGCATGGTCCCGGCATCGGCCTCGGTGCTCACGGTCGAATACAAGATGAACCTGCTCGCCCCAGCGGATGGCGAAAAGCTGATCGCTCGCGGCAAGGTGGTTCGTCCAGGCCGAACCTTGATCGTCACGCAGGCCGAAGTCTTTGCCGTCAAGGACGGCGAGGAAAAACTCTGTGCCCTGATGCAGCAGACCATCATGGTCATGCACGGCAAGACCGAAAAATAA
- a CDS encoding MBL fold metallo-hydrolase — MSLHYPHPHHPAAGELTEVASGVFWLRMPLPFQLDHINLWLLRDGAGWVIVDTGFPDDAVRETWAQILDRLDGPVNRLIVTHFHPDHLGLATWLMERTGAPLAMTSGEFLTAHVVWNEVGGHGARFMVEQFRQHGLDSDHLAKFEKRGSGYRKAVPALPDYYDRLKAGDSATVNGKKWQILIGHGHAPEHMALYCAELGVLISGDMLLPRISTNISVFAATPEADALRWFLASLDEMAREIPEETLVLPSHGLPFKGIQARVMALHSHHEERLQALEISCELAPKSAAELLDVLFNRTLDTHQTMFAMGEAIAHLNYLEQAGRLSRSIDADGVIRYSRLQH; from the coding sequence ATGTCCCTGCATTATCCCCATCCGCATCACCCGGCTGCTGGCGAGCTGACAGAAGTTGCCTCTGGCGTTTTCTGGCTGCGCATGCCGCTGCCGTTTCAGCTTGATCACATCAATCTCTGGCTGCTGCGCGATGGCGCGGGTTGGGTGATTGTTGATACCGGGTTTCCTGATGACGCTGTACGCGAGACATGGGCGCAGATACTCGATCGCCTCGATGGTCCGGTGAATCGTCTGATCGTGACTCATTTTCATCCGGATCATCTGGGTCTGGCAACGTGGCTGATGGAAAGAACCGGCGCGCCGCTGGCGATGACCAGTGGAGAATTCCTGACGGCCCATGTTGTCTGGAACGAAGTCGGCGGGCATGGTGCCCGTTTCATGGTCGAGCAGTTCCGGCAGCACGGCCTGGATAGTGACCATCTGGCGAAATTTGAAAAGCGCGGTTCAGGATATCGCAAGGCCGTACCGGCATTGCCGGATTATTATGATCGCCTGAAGGCGGGCGACAGTGCTACGGTCAACGGGAAAAAATGGCAGATTTTGATAGGTCACGGTCATGCGCCGGAACATATGGCGCTTTACTGCGCTGAACTCGGCGTGTTAATTTCCGGAGACATGCTTTTGCCGAGAATTTCAACCAATATCAGCGTGTTTGCGGCGACCCCAGAGGCTGACGCGCTACGCTGGTTTTTGGCTTCGCTGGACGAAATGGCGCGGGAGATTCCGGAAGAAACACTGGTATTGCCCTCGCATGGCTTGCCTTTCAAAGGTATACAGGCAAGGGTAATGGCATTGCATTCGCATCATGAAGAAAGATTGCAGGCTTTGGAGATAAGTTGTGAACTAGCGCCAAAGAGCGCAGCCGAGTTGCTGGACGTATTGTTTAATCGGACGCTCGATACACACCAAACCATGTTCGCGATGGGCGAGGCAATAGCCCATCTGAACTACCTTGAGCAAGCTGGTCGGCTATCACGCAGCATCGATGCCGACGGAGTGATTCGCTATTCGCGGTTGCAGCACTGA
- a CDS encoding MerR family DNA-binding transcriptional regulator — protein MSLAASTFAISDLAREFGITPRTIRFWEDQGILSPAREGSKRIFARRDRARLKMALRGKRLGLSLAEIKDLIGMYESTEDETPQLLECLRVMEKRRAALEQQREDIEAMLAEISQFEHLCQQELARRDAK, from the coding sequence ATGAGCCTAGCGGCCAGCACCTTTGCCATCTCGGATCTTGCCCGCGAATTCGGCATCACGCCGCGCACCATCCGTTTCTGGGAAGACCAGGGCATCCTCTCACCGGCGCGTGAAGGCAGCAAGCGCATCTTTGCCCGCCGCGACCGCGCCCGCTTGAAAATGGCCTTGCGCGGCAAGCGTCTCGGGCTGTCACTGGCCGAGATCAAGGACCTGATCGGCATGTACGAATCAACCGAGGACGAAACGCCGCAATTGCTGGAATGCCTTCGTGTCATGGAAAAACGCCGCGCGGCACTGGAACAGCAACGCGAAGATATCGAGGCGATGCTGGCCGAAATTTCGCAGTTCGAACATCTATGTCAGCAAGAGCTGGCTCGCCGGGACGCCAAATAA
- a CDS encoding isovaleryl-CoA dehydrogenase, translating into MNIPSLDFGLGEDINLLRDAVKTFADAEIAPRAAEIDRVNEFPADLWKKFGDMGLLGMTASEEYGGTNMGYLAHIVALEEISRASASVGLSYGAHSNLCVNQIRRNGNETQRQKYLPKLISGEHVGALAMSEPNAGSDVVSMKLKAEKKGDRYVLNGAKMWITNGGDADTLVVYAKTDPDAGAKGMTAFIVEKDMKNFSHGTHLDKLGMRGSNTFPLFFDDVEIPEENVLGGIGNGTKVLMSGLDYERAVLCGGPLGIMAACMDVVVPYLHERKQFGQAIGEFQLMQGKVADLYSTWQATRAYVYAVGRACDATDHSRTLRKDAAGAILYSAEKATWMAGEAIQTLGGVGYTNEYAAGRLWRDAKLYEIGAGTSEIRRMLIGRELFNETA; encoded by the coding sequence ATGAACATTCCCAGCCTCGACTTCGGCCTCGGCGAAGACATCAACCTGCTGCGCGATGCGGTGAAAACCTTTGCCGATGCCGAGATTGCACCACGCGCCGCAGAAATTGATCGCGTTAACGAATTCCCCGCCGACCTCTGGAAGAAATTTGGCGACATGGGCCTGCTCGGCATGACCGCCAGCGAAGAGTACGGTGGCACCAACATGGGTTATCTCGCCCACATCGTGGCGCTGGAGGAAATCTCCCGGGCCTCGGCCTCGGTCGGCCTGTCCTACGGCGCCCACTCGAATCTGTGCGTCAACCAGATCCGCCGCAACGGTAACGAAACCCAGCGCCAAAAATACCTGCCCAAGCTGATTTCCGGCGAGCACGTCGGGGCACTGGCGATGTCCGAGCCGAATGCCGGTTCCGATGTCGTCTCGATGAAGCTCAAGGCTGAGAAGAAGGGTGACCGTTACGTACTAAACGGCGCCAAGATGTGGATCACCAATGGTGGTGACGCAGATACGCTGGTCGTCTACGCCAAGACCGACCCGGACGCCGGTGCCAAAGGCATGACCGCCTTCATCGTCGAGAAAGACATGAAAAACTTCAGCCACGGCACCCACCTCGACAAGCTCGGCATGCGCGGCTCCAACACCTTCCCGCTGTTCTTTGACGATGTCGAAATCCCGGAAGAAAACGTGCTGGGCGGTATCGGCAATGGCACCAAAGTGCTGATGTCCGGCCTCGATTACGAACGTGCCGTGCTGTGCGGTGGCCCGCTCGGCATCATGGCGGCGTGCATGGATGTCGTCGTTCCTTACCTGCACGAGCGCAAGCAGTTTGGTCAGGCGATCGGCGAATTCCAGCTGATGCAGGGCAAGGTTGCTGATCTTTACTCCACCTGGCAGGCCACCCGCGCCTACGTCTATGCCGTTGGCCGCGCCTGCGATGCCACCGACCACTCCCGCACACTGCGCAAGGATGCCGCCGGGGCAATTCTCTACTCGGCCGAAAAGGCGACCTGGATGGCGGGCGAAGCGATCCAGACGCTGGGCGGCGTCGGCTATACCAACGAATACGCAGCCGGCCGTCTCTGGCGCGATGCCAAGCTTTATGAGATCGGCGCAGGCACTTCGGAAATCCGTAGAATGCTGATTGGTCGCGAACTCTTCAACGAAACTGCATAA
- a CDS encoding 2-hydroxychromene-2-carboxylate isomerase has product MTESANPIDFWFDFSSPYSYLLSERIDELAARFGRKVRWHPILLGVVFKSTGSAPLTLQTPVKANYWLIDFERSARFMGIPYHHPSQFPLATQNAARAYYWLHGQDCALARRFAHAIFRALFVDNCDISMPDTVFDIAAQLGVDRVALEAAVNDQALKERLKGEVDHAIKIGVFGAPYVLIDDQPFFGADRLPQIEKWLETGGF; this is encoded by the coding sequence ATGACCGAATCCGCCAATCCGATCGATTTCTGGTTCGATTTTTCCAGCCCCTACAGCTATCTGCTGAGCGAGCGCATCGACGAGCTGGCAGCACGTTTCGGCCGCAAGGTACGCTGGCATCCCATTTTGCTCGGCGTTGTTTTCAAGAGCACCGGCAGCGCGCCGCTCACCCTGCAGACGCCGGTCAAGGCCAACTACTGGCTGATCGATTTCGAGCGCTCGGCGCGCTTCATGGGAATCCCCTACCACCACCCGAGCCAGTTTCCGCTGGCCACGCAAAATGCCGCCCGCGCCTATTACTGGCTTCACGGCCAGGACTGCGCGCTGGCCCGTCGCTTCGCCCACGCCATATTTCGCGCCCTGTTTGTCGACAACTGCGACATTTCGATGCCCGACACCGTATTTGATATCGCCGCCCAGCTTGGCGTCGACCGTGTCGCCCTGGAAGCCGCTGTGAACGATCAAGCCCTCAAGGAACGCCTGAAGGGCGAGGTCGATCACGCCATCAAGATCGGTGTCTTTGGCGCCCCCTACGTGCTGATTGACGACCAGCCCTTCTTCGGCGCCGACCGCCTGCCGCAGATCGAAAAATGGCTGGAAACCGGCGGTTTTTAA
- a CDS encoding enoyl-CoA hydratase/isomerase family protein, with product MPFQALQIELSGPVATLWMNRPDLHNAFDETLIAELTAACIALNEDNDVRVVILAGRGKSFSAGADLNWMKRAANNGLDDNLNDARALAHMLRTLAEMKKPTIARIQGAALGGGMGLAAACDIAVASTKAVFATSEVKFGIIPSAISPYVLRAIGARQAYRYFQSAERIDAHRALDIGLVHETVEPEQLDAKISDIVDSLLQGGPLSQAAAKDLIRTVNGRPINDTLVDDTAHRIAHLRATPEAREGIAAFLDKRQPNWIGE from the coding sequence ATGCCCTTCCAAGCCCTCCAAATCGAACTCTCCGGCCCGGTCGCCACCCTCTGGATGAACCGCCCAGACCTGCACAATGCCTTCGACGAAACCCTGATCGCCGAACTCACCGCCGCCTGCATCGCCCTCAATGAAGATAACGATGTCCGCGTCGTCATCCTCGCCGGCCGCGGCAAAAGCTTCTCCGCCGGCGCCGACCTCAACTGGATGAAACGCGCCGCCAACAACGGCCTCGACGACAACCTCAACGACGCCCGTGCCCTCGCCCATATGCTGCGCACGCTGGCCGAAATGAAGAAGCCGACCATCGCCCGCATCCAGGGCGCTGCGCTTGGCGGCGGCATGGGGCTGGCTGCCGCCTGCGACATTGCCGTCGCCTCGACCAAGGCCGTCTTCGCCACCTCCGAGGTCAAGTTCGGCATCATCCCTTCGGCCATTTCACCCTACGTGCTGCGCGCCATCGGCGCCCGGCAGGCTTACCGCTATTTTCAGTCGGCGGAACGGATCGACGCGCATCGTGCGCTCGACATCGGCCTCGTCCACGAAACCGTGGAACCAGAACAACTGGATGCCAAGATCAGCGACATCGTTGATTCACTGTTACAGGGTGGCCCGCTTTCCCAAGCCGCCGCCAAGGACCTGATCCGCACCGTCAACGGCCGGCCGATCAACGACACGCTGGTCGACGACACCGCCCACCGCATCGCCCACCTGCGCGCCACGCCCGAAGCCCGCGAAGGCATCGCCGCCTTTTTGGATAAACGTCAGCCCAACTGGATTGGGGAATAA
- a CDS encoding SCP2 sterol-binding domain-containing protein, with product MNEPFSIPKFRLPTFIGSLGRKLPQWPHALVLVGALNAALKMKLLPESELALLEDKQFRVRVLDSGGEASYTFRDGLFRPVFRPVREPHLAFEANLSAYLQLLTRQEDPDTLFFNRELEITGDTELGLIVKNMLDAIEWPSLPGRLAPFRH from the coding sequence ATCAACGAGCCGTTCAGCATCCCGAAATTTCGTCTGCCCACGTTCATTGGCAGCCTGGGCCGAAAGCTGCCGCAATGGCCGCATGCCTTGGTCTTGGTCGGCGCCCTGAACGCTGCGCTGAAAATGAAGCTGCTACCCGAAAGCGAACTCGCCTTGCTCGAAGACAAGCAGTTTCGCGTGCGGGTGCTGGATAGTGGTGGAGAAGCGTCCTACACTTTTCGCGACGGCCTGTTTCGTCCGGTATTTCGTCCCGTACGCGAGCCTCACCTCGCCTTCGAAGCCAATCTTTCGGCCTACCTGCAGCTACTGACCCGTCAGGAAGATCCAGACACGCTCTTTTTCAATCGTGAGCTGGAAATCACCGGCGACACGGAACTGGGCCTGATCGTCAAAAACATGCTCGATGCCATTGAGTGGCCGAGCCTTCCTGGCCGACTGGCGCCATTTCGTCACTGA
- the can gene encoding carbonate dehydratase codes for MAVTLRTLTASDTEALEQVRQYFRNYAAWLGVDLSFQNFEQEMASLPGAYVAPQGRLFVAEVDGRPAGCVGVRPLPESDGVCEMKRLYVTPEERGHGVGAALALAAIKVAKEIGYRKLMIDTLPNMRMAVKLYRELGFTEAPNYYQTPIEGTMFLALDLDNWSEEEIRSENLSHLFDFNRAWAQRMQEVDPNYFNKLAQLQTPEFLWIGCSDSRVPANQIVGLLPGEVFVHRNVANLVMHTDMNCLSVIQYAVDVLKVKHIMVVGHYGCGGVQAALHKTRVGIVDFWLHNVQEVHNKHQAMVDRLPEDQRHDRLCELNVLEQVVNLCHTPVVKDAWLRDQKLTIHGWVYGLKDGLVHDLGITIDCPADLTTRYDAALKALEA; via the coding sequence ATGGCCGTTACCCTACGCACACTCACCGCCAGCGATACCGAAGCACTCGAGCAGGTTCGCCAGTACTTCCGCAATTATGCGGCCTGGCTGGGCGTCGATTTGTCATTTCAGAATTTCGAACAGGAAATGGCCTCCCTGCCCGGCGCCTACGTGGCACCGCAGGGTCGCCTCTTCGTCGCCGAAGTCGATGGCCGCCCGGCCGGCTGCGTTGGCGTGCGCCCCCTGCCAGAGAGCGACGGTGTCTGCGAAATGAAGCGCCTCTACGTCACGCCGGAAGAGCGTGGCCACGGCGTTGGTGCTGCGCTGGCGCTGGCCGCGATCAAGGTGGCCAAGGAAATCGGCTACCGCAAGCTGATGATCGACACACTGCCCAACATGCGCATGGCCGTGAAGCTCTACCGCGAACTGGGCTTTACCGAAGCACCGAACTATTATCAGACACCGATCGAAGGCACGATGTTCCTCGCTCTCGATCTCGACAATTGGTCGGAAGAAGAAATCCGCAGCGAAAACCTGTCGCACCTGTTCGACTTCAACCGGGCCTGGGCCCAGCGCATGCAGGAAGTTGACCCGAACTACTTCAACAAGCTGGCCCAGTTGCAGACGCCCGAATTCCTGTGGATTGGCTGCTCCGACTCGCGCGTACCGGCCAACCAGATCGTCGGCCTGTTACCGGGCGAAGTATTCGTCCACCGCAACGTGGCCAATCTGGTCATGCACACCGACATGAACTGTCTGTCGGTTATCCAGTACGCCGTCGATGTCCTGAAGGTGAAGCACATCATGGTCGTCGGCCACTATGGCTGCGGCGGCGTCCAGGCAGCCCTGCACAAGACGCGGGTCGGCATCGTCGACTTCTGGTTGCACAACGTGCAGGAAGTCCACAACAAGCATCAGGCCATGGTCGACCGTCTGCCGGAAGATCAGCGCCACGATCGCCTGTGCGAATTGAACGTACTCGAGCAAGTGGTCAATCTGTGTCACACCCCGGTCGTCAAGGACGCCTGGTTGCGCGACCAGAAACTGACCATCCACGGTTGGGTTTACGGCCTCAAGGATGGCCTGGTACACGACCTCGGCATCACCATCGATTGCCCCGCCGACCTGACGACCCGCTACGACGCGGCGCTCAAGGCGCTGGAAGCCTAG
- a CDS encoding methylcrotonoyl-CoA carboxylase codes for MTVLKTQLNPRSADFQANVDAMRTVVADLHDKVDKIALGGPEAARQKHLARGKLLPRERVSGLLDPGTPFLEIGQFAAYDMYGGDVPAASVIAGIGRIHGIECMVVANDATVKGGTYYPLTVKKHLRAQEIALENRLPCVYLVDSGGAFLPMQDEVFPDKEHFGRIFFNQANLSAQGIPQIAAVMGSCTAGGAYVPAMCDESIIVKNQGTIFLGGPPLVKAATGEVVSAEDLGGADVHTRISGVVDHLAENDAHALAIARRIIKDLNWKKAPPVTLTAPSEPLYAAEELYGVIPTDSKKPFDVREIIARIVDGSDFDEFKARYGTTLVCGFARIYGYPVGIVANNGILFSESALKGAHFIELCAQRGIPLVFLQNITGFMVGRKYENGGIARDGAKMVTAVATAKVPKFTVVIGGSFGAGNYGMCGRAYSPRFLWMWPNARISVMGGDQAAGVLATVKRDGIEAKGGSWSAEEEAAFKAPIREQYETQGHPYYASARLWDDGIIDPADTRRVLGLGLSASMNAPAEETKFGIFRM; via the coding sequence ATGACTGTACTGAAAACCCAACTCAACCCGCGCTCGGCCGACTTTCAAGCCAACGTGGACGCCATGCGAACGGTTGTCGCCGACCTGCATGACAAGGTCGACAAGATCGCTCTCGGCGGTCCGGAAGCCGCGCGCCAGAAGCACCTGGCGCGCGGCAAGTTGCTGCCGCGCGAACGAGTCAGCGGCCTGCTCGACCCCGGCACGCCCTTCCTCGAGATCGGCCAGTTCGCTGCCTACGACATGTATGGCGGCGATGTGCCAGCAGCCTCGGTGATCGCCGGCATTGGCCGCATCCACGGCATTGAATGTATGGTCGTCGCCAACGATGCCACCGTGAAGGGCGGCACCTACTACCCGCTGACCGTCAAGAAGCACTTGCGGGCACAGGAAATCGCCCTGGAAAACCGCCTGCCCTGCGTCTATCTGGTCGATTCCGGCGGCGCCTTTTTGCCCATGCAGGATGAAGTTTTCCCGGACAAGGAGCACTTCGGCCGCATCTTTTTCAACCAGGCCAACCTCTCGGCGCAAGGCATCCCGCAGATTGCCGCCGTCATGGGCTCCTGCACGGCCGGCGGCGCCTACGTGCCGGCGATGTGCGACGAGTCGATCATCGTCAAGAACCAGGGTACGATTTTTCTCGGCGGCCCACCGCTGGTCAAGGCGGCGACCGGTGAAGTCGTTTCCGCTGAAGACCTCGGCGGCGCCGACGTGCATACGCGCATTTCCGGCGTCGTCGATCATCTGGCTGAAAACGACGCGCATGCGCTGGCCATCGCCCGGCGCATCATCAAAGACTTGAACTGGAAAAAAGCGCCACCGGTCACGTTGACCGCACCATCCGAGCCGCTCTATGCCGCCGAAGAACTCTACGGCGTCATTCCCACCGACTCGAAAAAACCCTTCGACGTGCGCGAAATCATTGCCCGCATCGTCGACGGCTCCGATTTCGACGAATTCAAGGCGCGCTACGGCACGACACTGGTTTGCGGATTCGCACGGATTTATGGCTATCCGGTCGGTATCGTCGCCAACAACGGCATCCTGTTCAGCGAATCGGCCCTCAAGGGCGCGCATTTCATCGAACTCTGCGCCCAGCGCGGCATTCCGCTGGTTTTCCTGCAGAACATCACCGGCTTTATGGTCGGCCGAAAATACGAAAACGGCGGCATCGCCCGCGACGGCGCCAAGATGGTCACCGCAGTCGCCACCGCCAAGGTACCGAAATTCACCGTCGTCATCGGCGGCTCATTTGGCGCCGGCAACTACGGCATGTGCGGCCGCGCCTATTCGCCGCGCTTCCTGTGGATGTGGCCGAACGCCCGCATTTCGGTGATGGGCGGCGATCAGGCGGCCGGGGTGCTGGCGACGGTCAAGCGCGATGGCATCGAAGCCAAGGGCGGTTCCTGGAGTGCAGAAGAAGAAGCGGCTTTCAAGGCGCCGATTCGTGAGCAGTATGAGACGCAGGGGCATCCGTATTACGCCTCGGCGCGGCTGTGGGATGACGGGATTATTGATCCGGCGGATACGCGGCGGGTGCTCGGGTTGGGGCTGTCGGCTTCGATGAATGCGCCGGCTGAGGAAACGAAGTTTGGCATTTTCCGGATGTGA
- a CDS encoding TIGR00730 family Rossman fold protein, protein MKRICVFCGSNAGHNPIYRTEAEKLGRLLAARGIELVYGAGNIGLMGAVADACLAAGGKVIGVIPEALMGKEVAGRAVDHRALTRIEVVDSMHTRKARMAELSEGFIALPGGFGTFEEFCEILTWGQLGFHAKPMGLLNVNGFYDPLLSLFDHAVSEGFLRAQNRAMALADTDIERLLGTMSSYQAEPVSKWLKEEKQL, encoded by the coding sequence ATGAAACGAATCTGCGTCTTTTGCGGCTCCAACGCAGGCCACAATCCGATCTATCGCACCGAGGCTGAAAAGCTCGGCCGCCTGCTCGCGGCCCGTGGCATCGAACTGGTCTATGGCGCCGGCAATATCGGGCTGATGGGCGCCGTCGCCGATGCTTGCCTGGCCGCGGGCGGGAAAGTGATCGGCGTCATCCCGGAAGCCCTGATGGGCAAAGAGGTTGCCGGGCGCGCCGTCGATCATCGCGCACTGACGCGCATCGAGGTCGTCGATTCCATGCACACCCGCAAGGCACGCATGGCCGAACTGTCCGAAGGTTTCATCGCCCTGCCCGGCGGCTTCGGCACCTTTGAGGAATTTTGTGAAATCCTGACCTGGGGCCAACTCGGCTTCCACGCGAAGCCAATGGGCCTGCTCAACGTCAACGGCTTTTACGACCCGCTGCTCAGTCTCTTTGACCACGCCGTGAGCGAAGGCTTTCTGCGCGCCCAGAACCGGGCGATGGCACTGGCCGATACCGATATCGAACGTCTGCTCGGCACGATGAGCAGCTATCAAGCAGAGCCGGTCAGCAAATGGCTCAAGGAAGAAAAGCAGCTGTAA
- the phaC gene encoding class I poly(R)-hydroxyalkanoic acid synthase → MSQQNENQGMNLPNPAEMAKTYAEVAQRASRLITQYMEKKAKDGVEAPADELGVAKAFMDLSSRLMANPYKMAQTQMNMMWDYFSLWQNTSMKMMGMPGPNPVAAPKKGDNRFKDEDWEQHFLFDFVKQSYLITARHLHDTVADTEGLDEATQTKVNFFTRQYIDALSPSNFALTNPEVFRETVKSHGQNLIKGLNNLLHDVEAGDGQLRIRMTDTSAFEMGKNVATTQGKVIFQNELFQLIQYNPTTPDQNKKPFLIVPPWINKYYILDLREKNSMVKWATDQGHTTFIMSWINPDEKLSKLSFENYLLEGSLEAINQVCAHTGEDSVNLAGYCLGGTLTMTTLAYMAAKKDKRANSATFFTTMLDFSDPGELGIFLDEGAVSGLEKRMAEKGFLEGSEMAGTFNMLRANDLIWSFVVNNYLMGKDPFPFDLLYWNSDSTRMPAAMHSFYLRNMYLGNLLKEPGGIELGGVKIDISKVKTPCYFISTIEDHIAPWKSTYMGARLPSGKTKFVLGGSGHIAGIVNPPAANKYGFWTNDATDGNLPESPDDFLAGATQNAGSWWTHWNEWVTSLPGGSAKVKARKPEDGALPVIEDAPGAYVKFRLDTQKKA, encoded by the coding sequence ATGTCGCAGCAAAATGAAAACCAGGGAATGAATTTGCCGAACCCGGCCGAGATGGCCAAGACCTACGCCGAAGTCGCACAGCGCGCTTCGCGGCTGATTACCCAGTACATGGAAAAGAAGGCCAAGGATGGCGTAGAAGCGCCGGCCGATGAGCTGGGCGTTGCCAAAGCCTTTATGGACCTGTCGTCCCGTTTGATGGCCAATCCGTACAAGATGGCCCAGACGCAGATGAACATGATGTGGGATTACTTCTCGCTGTGGCAGAACACCAGCATGAAGATGATGGGCATGCCCGGCCCCAATCCCGTCGCAGCGCCAAAAAAGGGTGACAACCGCTTCAAGGACGAAGACTGGGAGCAGCATTTCCTGTTCGACTTCGTCAAGCAGTCCTATCTGATCACGGCGCGTCACCTGCATGACACGGTTGCTGATACCGAAGGCCTGGACGAAGCTACCCAGACCAAGGTCAACTTTTTCACCCGCCAGTACATCGATGCGCTGTCGCCGTCAAATTTTGCCCTGACCAATCCGGAAGTCTTCCGTGAAACCGTCAAGAGCCACGGCCAGAACCTGATCAAGGGCTTGAACAACCTGCTGCACGACGTCGAAGCCGGTGATGGCCAGCTGCGCATCCGCATGACCGATACGTCGGCCTTCGAGATGGGCAAGAACGTTGCCACGACTCAGGGCAAGGTGATCTTCCAGAACGAACTGTTCCAGCTGATCCAGTACAACCCGACGACCCCGGACCAGAACAAGAAGCCCTTCCTGATCGTTCCGCCGTGGATCAACAAGTACTACATCCTCGACCTGCGCGAGAAGAATTCGATGGTCAAGTGGGCCACCGATCAGGGGCACACCACCTTCATCATGTCCTGGATCAATCCGGACGAGAAGCTGTCCAAGCTTTCCTTTGAGAACTACCTGCTTGAAGGCTCGCTTGAAGCCATCAATCAGGTCTGCGCCCACACCGGCGAGGACAGCGTCAATCTGGCCGGCTATTGCCTGGGTGGCACGCTGACCATGACGACCCTGGCTTACATGGCTGCCAAGAAGGACAAGCGCGCCAATTCGGCCACCTTCTTCACCACCATGCTGGACTTTTCGGATCCGGGCGAACTGGGTATCTTCCTTGACGAAGGCGCCGTGTCCGGCCTCGAAAAGCGAATGGCTGAAAAGGGCTTCCTGGAAGGTTCGGAAATGGCCGGCACGTTCAACATGCTGCGCGCCAATGACCTGATCTGGTCCTTCGTGGTCAACAATTACCTGATGGGCAAGGATCCGTTCCCGTTCGACCTGCTCTACTGGAACTCCGATTCGACCCGCATGCCGGCCGCGATGCACAGCTTCTACCTGCGCAACATGTACCTCGGTAACCTGCTCAAGGAGCCGGGTGGTATTGAACTGGGCGGCGTCAAGATCGACATCAGCAAGGTCAAGACACCGTGCTACTTCATCTCCACGATCGAAGATCACATTGCTCCGTGGAAGAGCACCTACATGGGGGCCCGTCTGCCGTCCGGCAAGACCAAGTTTGTGCTGGGTGGCTCCGGCCATATCGCCGGTATCGTCAATCCGCCGGCCGCCAACAAATATGGCTTCTGGACCAATGATGCCACCGACGGCAACCTGCCGGAAAGCCCGGATGACTTCCTTGCTGGCGCTACCCAGAACGCAGGTTCGTGGTGGACGCACTGGAACGAATGGGTTACCAGTCTGCCGGGCGGTTCTGCCAAGGTCAAGGCGCGCAAGCCGGAAGATGGTGCACTCCCTGTCATCGAAGATGCGCCGGGTGCCTATGTCAAGTTCCGTCTGGATACCCAGAAAAAAGCCTGA